One Brassica napus cultivar Da-Ae chromosome A1, Da-Ae, whole genome shotgun sequence genomic region harbors:
- the LOC106372198 gene encoding molybdate transporter 1, translated as MESQSRTSPPETPKRSPFTGIFHKLKTNLVFRSKLAEINGAMGDLGTYIPIVLALTLAKDLDLGTTLIFTGIYNFITGAVYGVPMPVQPMKSIAAVAISSTAEEFGIPEIMAAGICTGGILFVLGVSGLMQFVFNVIPLSVVRGIQLSQGLAFAMSAVKYIRKEQNFSKSKSVGDRPWLGLDGLVLALVCVLFIVLVNGDGEQEQEEEEERDGSRRRRVSIRKVVSNVPSALLIFLLGVVLAFIRKPSIVHEIKFGPSKIKLVRMNKEAWKNGFLKGTIPQLPLSVLNSVVAVCKLSYDLFPEKKFSATSVSMTVGLMNMVGCWFGAMPTCHGAGGLAGQYKFGGRSGGCVALLGVAKLVLGLVLGSSLVGIMDKFPVGVLGALLLFAGIELAMAARDMNTKGDAFVMLVCTAVSLGSNAAIGFVAGIVLYVVLWMRNYGRVRTNNLPVQVDQHP; from the coding sequence ATGGAGTCCCAGTCACGGACTAGTCcacccgaaaccccaaaacgTTCTCCGTTCACCGGAATATTCCACAAACTGAAGACCAACCTCGTTTTCCGGTCAAAGCTCGCCGAGATAAACGGTGCAATGGGTGATCTCGGCACCTACATACCAATCGTCCTCGCCTTAACCCTCGCTAAGGATTTGGACTTAGGGACAACGCTGATATTCACTGGTATCTACAACTTCATAACCGGAGCGGTTTACGGCGTACCGATGCCGGTCCAACCGATGAAGTCAATCGCAGCCGTGGCGATTTCGTCGACCGCGGAGGAGTTCGGTATACCGGAGATCATGGCCGCCGGGATATGCACCGGAGGGATCTTGTTCGTGTTGGGGGTCTCCGGTTTGATGCAGTTCGTGTTCAATGTCATTCCTCTATCGGTTGTTAGAGGGATACAGCTGTCGCAGGGGTTAGCCTTTGCGATGTCTGCGGTTAAGTATATTAGGAAGGAACAAAACTTTTCGAAGTCCAAAAGCGTTGGCGACAGGCCATGGTTAGGGCTTGATGGTTTGGTGTTGGCTTTGGTTTGTGTTCTCTTTATAGTTCTGGTGAATGGAGATGGGGAGcaagaacaagaagaggaggaagagagagatggTTCTAGAAGAAGAAGGGTTTCGATAAGGAAGGTTGTATCTAATGTACCATCTGCTCTGTTGATTTTCTTGTTGGGTGTTGTTTTGGCTTTTATAAGGAAGCCAAGTATTGTGCATGAGATTAAGTTTGGACCGTCGAAGATTAAGTTAGTTAGAATGAACAAGGAAGCTTGGAAAAACGGATTTTTGAAAGGGACGATTCCGCAGTTACCTCTCTCTGTTCTGAACTCCGTCGTGGCCGTGTGTAAGCTTTCTTATGATTTATTCCCCGAGAAGAAGTTTTCGGCTACATCGGTTTCGATGACGGTTGGGTTGATGAATATGGTTGGGTGTTGGTTTGGGGCGATGCCTACTTGTCATGGAGCCGGCGGGTTAGCCGGGCAGTACAAGTTCGGTGGGAGGAGTGGCGGGTGTGTGGCGCTGTTGGGAGTAGCTAAATTGGTGTTGGGGTTGGTGTTGGGAAGTTCGTTAGTGGGTATAATGGATAAGTTTCCAGTTGGTGTGCTTGGAGCTTTGTTGCTGTTCGCGGGTATAGAGCTTGCAATGGCTGCTAGAGATATGAACACAAAGGGTGATGCGTTTGTGATGCTTGTTTGTACAGCTGTATCTCTAGGCTCGAATGCTGCGATAGGATTTGTTGCTGGGATTGTTCTTTATGTGGTTCTTTGGATGAGGAACTACGGGAGGGTCAGGACGAACAACCTTCCTGTTCAAGTAGATCAACATCCTTGA
- the LOC106390086 gene encoding folate synthesis bifunctional protein, mitochondrial-like translates to MLMMGKLGTMIHTGRFLLRRFSEPPPTVTPSRVSFHRYYSSKFTSLVSPRVSPFSSLFRLSALSSSSSATPNTRVQVDSTEHEVVIALGSNIGNRMNNFREALRLMKRYGIHLTRHSCLYETAPVHVTDQPRFLNAAVRGVTKLPPHELLTVLKTIERDMGRTDGIRYGPRPLDLDILFYGKMRIASDKLIIPHERLWERSFVLAPLVDLLGTAVDNDTVAHWHSLALHPGGIHQAWERLGGESLVGEDGIQRVLPIGDELWDFTSRTHVMGILNLTPDSFSDGGQFQSLENAVSRVREMISEGADIIDIGAQSTRPMATRISSQEELERLLPVLEAVRGMPEMEGKLISIDTFNSEVASEAISKGADILNDVSAGALDSNMHKVVAESGVPYMAMHMRGDPCTMQNEENLQYSDVCKDVASELYTRVRDAEISGIPAWRVMIDPGIGFSKRVEHNLDVITDIPKIREEMAKRSIGVSHAPILIGPSRKRFLGDICGRPEAVDRDAATVASVTAGILGGANIIRVHNVKDNADAAKVCDAMLRRRGRSKG, encoded by the exons ATGTTAATGATGGGAAAATTAGGAACCATGATCCACACCGGTAGATTCCTTCTCCGCCGCTTCTCAGAACCTCCACCAACTGTGACCCCAAGTCGCGTCTCCTTCCACCGTTACTACTCGTCAAAGTTCACCTCTCTCGTGTCTCCACGTGTCTCCCCATTTTCCTCTTTATTCAGACTTTCAG CATTAAGTAGCTCATCTTCAGCAACACCTAATACAAGAGTTCAAGTCGACTCCACAGAGCATGAAGTCGTGATCGCCTTGGGAAGCAACATCGGAAACAGGATGAACAACTTCAGAGAAGCCTTGCGGTTAATGAAACGTTACGGCATTCACCTAACCAGACACAGCTGCTTATACGAAACGGCTCCGGTTCACGTGACTGACCAACCAAGGTTCCTCAACGCTGCAGTGAGAGGCGTCACCAAGCTCCCACCTCACGAGCTTCTCACCGTTCTCAAAACCATCGAGAGAGACATGGGACGTACGGATGGTATACGTTACGGACCAAGACCACTCGACTTGGACATATTATTCTACGGGAAGATGAGAATCGCTTCTGATAAGCTCATCATACCGCACGAGAGGCTCTGGGAGAGGTCCTTTGTGTTAGCACCTTTGGTTGATTTGCTAGGAACAGCTGTTGATAATGACACGGTCGCGCACTGGCACTCGCTCGCGTTACATCCCGGTGGGATTCACCAAGCGTGGGAAAGACTAGGTGGAGAATCATTAGTTGGAGAGGACGGTATACAAAGAGTGTTACCAATAGGAGATGAGCTCTGGGATTTTACTAGCAGAACTCATGTGATGGGTATACTTAATCTCACTCCTGACAGCTTCAGCGACGGAGGACAGTTTCAGTCGTTAGAGAATGCAGTTTCTCGTGTCCGAGAAATGATCTCTGAAGGGGCTGATATAATCGATATCGGCGCGCAGTCTACGCGGCCGATGGCCACTAGAATTTCTAGTCAAGAAGAGTTGGAGAGACTACTACCGGTTCTAGAAGCTGTTCGCGGTATGCCAGAGATGGAGGGAAAGCTCATATCTATAGACACTTTCAACTCCGAGGTTGCTTCAGAAGCTATAAGCAAGGGAGCTGACATACTGAACGATGTATCTGCCGGAGCCTTAGACTCGAATATGCATAAGGTTGTTGCGGAGTCCGGGGTTCCTTATATGGCCATGCACATGAGAGGAGATCCATGTACAATGCAGAACGAAGAGAATCTGCAGTACAGTGATGTATGCAAGGACGTTGCTTCTGAGCTCTACACGCGAGTAAGGGATGCAGAGATCTCAGGGATTCCGGCTTGGAGGGTTATGATCGATCCAGGGATCGGGTTTTCAAAGAGAGTAGAACATAACTTAGATGTTATAACGGATATTCCGAAAATCCGGGAAGAGATGGCTAAGAGAAGCATAGGAGTGTCCCATGCTCCTATACTTATAGGACCTTCGAGGAAGAGATTCTTGGGAGACATTTGTGGGCGACCTGAGGCTGTTGACAGAGATGCTGCAACTGTTGCTTCTGTTACTGCTGGTATTTTAGGAGGTGCTAATATCATTAGAGTTCATAATGTTAAAGATAACGCAGATGCAGCAAAAGTATGTGACGCAATgctgagaagaagaggaaggtcAAAAGGATGA
- the LOC106372187 gene encoding senescence-induced receptor-like serine/threonine-protein kinase: MIMTCITLLFWISITSCVFVQAQDQSGFISIDCGIPDDSSYTDEKTNMKYVSDLGYVESGTSHSIVSDLQTTSLERQFQNVRSFPEGKRNCYNIKPQQGIGFKYLIRTRFMYGNYDNISRTPEFDLYLGVNLWEPVVLVNETAIVTKEIIYTLPSDHIHVCVVDKNKGTPFLSVLEVRFVKNNTYDTPYEALMLGRRWDFGTTSNLQVRYKDDFYDRIWMPYKSNMKILNTSLTIDETNHNGFRPASIVMRTAISPGNESNPLTLTWSPDDPRSKFYVYMHFAEVQKLQSNETREFDIYVNDDLLAENFRPFYLFTDTRSTPEPVGRTKNEIVIRKTDLSTLPPIINAIEIYQINEFLQLPTDQQDVDTMMKIKMKYGVKKKNWQGDPCVPVDYSWEGLECLHSDNNTSPRLISLNLTSSALTGEIDPAFANLTSINKLDLSNNSLTGEVPDFLTSLVNLTVLNLEGNKLIGSIPAKLLEKLKDGSLSLRYGGNPGLCQSSSCQPTTKKKKNGYIVPLVASILGLLVLLIVLALLFHFKRRSRRGAISNKMSTNGVNTGPLDIAKRYFNYSEVVEVTNNFERVLGKGGFGKVYHGVLNGDQVAVKVLSEESAQGYKEFRAEVELLMRVHHTNLTSLIGYCNEDNHMSLIYEYMANGNLGDYLSGKSSLILSWEERLQISLDAAQGLEYLHYGCKPPIVHRDVKPTNILLNEKLQAKISDFGLSRSFPVEGTSQVSTVVAGTIGYLDPEYYTTRQMNEKSDVYSFGVVLLEVVTGKPAISRSRTQSVHLSDVVGSMLASGDIRGIVDQRLGGRFEAGSAWKITEIALACASESSAKRPTMSEVVMELKQSVVGKLNDRDSHRDDPVRMVTMNLDTEMVPKAR, encoded by the exons ATGATAATGACATGTATAACCCTTCTTTTTTGGATTTCTATCACAAGCTGTGTTTTTGTTCAAGCTCAAGACCAATCTG GTTTTATTAGTATCGATTGCGGGATACCAGATGATTCAAGCTACACTGATGAGAAAACAAACATGAAATACGTTTCGGATTTGGGTTATGTTGAGTCTGGAACAAGCCATAGCATAGTTTCAGACCTACAAACAACTTCTCTCGAAAGACAGTTCCAAAACGTGAGAAGCTTCCCTGAAGGCAAAAGAAACTGTTACAACATAAAGCCGCAACAAGGAATAGGTTTCAAGTATCTGATCAGAACCCGTTTCATGTATGGGAACTATGATAATATTAGTAGAACACCAGAGTTTGATCTTTATCTTGGAGTCAATCTATGGGAACCTGTTGTTCTTGTCAATGAAACGGCTATAGTAACCAAAGAGATCATTTATACTCTTCCTTCAGACCATATTCATGTCTGTGTTGTTGATAAAAACAAAGGAACTCCGTTTCTGTCTGTCTTGGAAGTAAGGTTTGTGAAGAACAACACGTACGACACTCCGTATGAAGCTCTTATGCTTGGTCGGAGATGGGACTTTGGCACAACAAGCAATCTCCAAGTCAG GTACAAGGATGATTTTTATGATCGGATATGGATGCCTTATAAGTCTAACATGAAGATTTTGAATACATCCCTCACCATCGATGAAACTAACCACAACGGGTTCAGACCTGCGAGTATAGTCATGAGAACTGCGATATCACCAGGAAACGAAAGCAACCCGTTGACGCTTACATGGTCACCGGATGACCCGAGGTCGAAGTTTTACGTATACATGCATTTCGCTGAAGTTCAAAAGCTGCAAAGCAACGAGACAAGAGAGTTCGATATATACGTGAATGATGATCTGCTTGCCGAGAATTTCAGACCGTTTTACTTGTTCACAGACACACGCTCCACTCCAGAGCCTGTCGGGAGAACGAAGAATGAGATTGTCATAAGGAAAACAGATCTATCTACTCTTCCACCGATCATCAACGCTATTGAGATTTATCAGATCAATGAGTTCCTTCAGTTACCAACAGATCAACAAGATG tTGATACCATGATGAAGATTAAGATGAAGTAtggagtgaagaagaagaactggCAAGGAGATCCATGTGTTCCAGTGGACTATTCTTGGGAAGGTCTTGAATGTCTCCACAGTGATAACAATACTTCTCCAAGACTCATTTCTCT GAACTTAACCTCTAGTGCATTGACTGGAGAGATTGATCCAGCTTTCGCCAACCTAACATCAATAAACAAATT GGACTTATCAAACAATAGCTTAACGGGAGAAGTACCTGACTTCCTCACCAGTTTAGTAAACTTGACTGTATT AAACTTGGAAGGAAACAAGTTAATTGGTTCCATTCCAGCCAAACTGTTGGAGAAATTAAAAGATGGGTCTCTTTCACTAAG ATATGGTGGAAACCCTGGCCTTTGTCAGTCTTCTTCATGTCAACCgacaacaaagaagaagaagaatggttATATCGTCCCATTAGTAGCATCAATCCTAGGACTGCTCGTTCTTTTGATCGTGTTAGctttattatttcatttcaaGAGAAGATCTCGAAGAGGTGCAATCTCAAACAAAATGTCTACTAATGGTGTCAACACCGGACCACTGGACATCGCCAAAAGATACTTTAACTACTCAGAAGTTGTGGAAGTCACAAACAACTTCGAGAGAGTTCTTGGCAAAGGAGGCTTTGGTAAAGTGTACCATGGTGTCTTGAATGGAGATCAAGTGGCTGTCAAAGTACTTTCCGAAGAGTCTGCGCAAGGTTACAAAGAGTTTCGAGCTGAG GTTGAGCTTCTGATGAGAGTCCATCACACAAACTTGACATCTCTTATAGGATACTGCAACGAAGACAACCACATGTCGCTAATCTACGAGTACATGGCTAATGGAAACTTAGGAGACTATTTGTCAG GCAAAAGTTCATTAATATTGAGCTGGGAAGAGAGGTTACAGATATCACTAGATGCAGCACAGGGTCTAGAGTATCTCCATTATGGTTGCAAGCCTCCCATAGTTCACAGAGACGTGAAGCCGACTAACATCTTACTCAACGAGAAGCTCCAAGCCAAGATATCAGACTTTGGTCTATCTAGAAGCTTCCCGGTCGAAGGAACCAGTCAAGTCTCCACCGTTGTCGCTGGAACCATCGGTTACTTAGACCCCGAGTACTACACAACGAGACAAATGAACGAGAAGAGCGATGTCTACAGCTTCGGAGTGGTTCTTCTTGAAGTGGTAACTGGAAAACCGGCAATCTCACGTTCAAGAACACAGAGCGTACATCTAAGTGATGTGGTTGGTTCAATGCTCGCCAGTGGAGACATAAGAGGCATTGTGGATCAACGTTTGGGAGGTAGGTTTGAGGCTGGTTCGGCTTGGAAGATCACGGAAATAGCATTGGCTTGTGCCTCGGAGAGTTCTGCAAAGAGACCAACAATGAGTGAAGTTGTTATGGAGCTGAAGCAGAGTGTTGTTGGGAAGCTGAATGATCGAGATAGCCATAGGGATGATCCTGTAAGAATGGTTACGATGAATCTTGATACTGAAATGGTTCCTAAGGCAAGGTAA